In Vanessa tameamea isolate UH-Manoa-2023 chromosome 25, ilVanTame1 primary haplotype, whole genome shotgun sequence, a single window of DNA contains:
- the LOC113396623 gene encoding peptidyl-prolyl cis-trans isomerase FKBP1A-like, with protein MGVDVETITPGDEATYPKRGQTVVVHYTGTLTNGQKFDSSRDRGKPFKFKIGKGEVIKGWDQGVAKMSVGERAKLTCSPDFAYGQQGHPGVIPPNSTLIFDVELIRLE; from the exons ATGGGTGTGGACGTTGAAACTATTACGCCCGGCgatg agGCAACCTACCCAAAACGGGGGCAAACTGTCGTTGTCCATTACACCGGCACGCTGACGAACGGGCAAAAATTTGATTCATCCCGTGACAGAGGCAAGCCTTTCAAGTTCAAGATTGGAAAGGGCGAGGTCATCAAGGGCTGGGATCAAGGTGTCGCTAAG ATGTCCGTCGGTGAGCGTGCTAAGCTGACCTGCTCTCCTGACTTTGCATATGGCCAGCAAGGTCACCCCGGAGTCATCCCACCAAACTCCACACTCATCTTTGATGTTGAACTCATCCGTCTTGAATAA